DNA sequence from the Pomacea canaliculata isolate SZHN2017 linkage group LG7, ASM307304v1, whole genome shotgun sequence genome:
GGTTAAAAAGAGCAACGTCAATGACTACATCCAGCAGTCATCCCTACAATAGTGTTCTGGTTCCCCACCTGTGTCAGACTCTGCGCTTCCACTTGAGTGTTGCGGACATACCTGAGAATCAACAAGCATAAATAAATTGcccatcttcatcttcttcgAAAGGAaggacaaataataataaaaacatttggaaGCCTAGATTGCAACGATCATACTCATCTATATTTTTGCAATTCTTCGTCTTCGTGACATTTTTAGTCCCTCGTGTTGGCTGTTgcattattttgaaaatcaaaCATAACATCTAATGAGCAAGAAATGGGTTTTCTCTGCTTTCAGACTCattaagtcatttttttcttttttttgctcaCTTACctaccccacctctctctcacacatacagacagttttttttcttcttcctcactTCTTTAAAACCTAACCACTCTTTCACacgcaatctctctctcacacagaggtGAACGAGAATATGTTAAAATCGATGCATTAACAATCTCCGTGACGGGCAGTAAGATTAAAGAATAATTGTTTTCCCTTATGCTTTAAACCCAGGGCTGAACTACCGAGAGTAGATTGAGATTCAGATCAGAGTTTTCTTTACAGAAGCATGTGGATATGTAATGTCTCATCCCTCCCACTATATGTTTCCTATGTCATTGCATAATAAGGCAGCTCTCTTAAGTAGGGCTTCAACATGCAAAGCCATTGGTCTTTTGTGTTCTTACtggtaaaattaattaaaggaAAGTCGTTTGATAAtcgaaaaaaatcattaattcaTACATTGAGCAATGTTAATGGAGTCGAGGAAAATCCCATAACACACTCATATATGCAAACATGAGAGCATAAACACACATGGAGACACACATATTCTCAAACAGATGTATCAcgggctttttcttttttctcacttttgctAGTTTTCATGCTACCCATTAACAGAAGCAGTGATTCTTTAAgtaacttctttttttcaaattatacataatttgtttatttttaatagagaaataaaatttatacttatttattaacGTCTAGTACATTATTAGTGAggtaaaacataaaatgttttatttttcgttaTCAGGGTTACAGAATAATACAGAAGACAAACCAGATGTATCAAAAGAAACGACAACTATAACAGTTAAAGACAACAATGCCCAGTCTACTGACAATTCTTATACTACCAAAGTTGCTTCTGGGTGCACAATAGGAGGTGCTGCGATCACGACTTTGGTTTCAATTATGTGTGAGTCTCAttaaattgtcttaaaatatgacatttaaCTACAGTTGTTTTCTTACATTGTATGAATAAGTTACATAGTATGCAGTCGAAGGGAAGAGTGGATTTCCCTGCATCAAATAATAACCATATTAGCGGCacaaaaaaacttcaaagagtTTAGCCAACTTATTTGAGGTAACGGTCAATCCTATTCAGCTTCAATTTCCCTTAcgcatgaaaaagaaaacttctatTAAGCTTGGCATATAACATATTAGATTCATTATATTTGTCgttgtttttgaaatattgttgaTTGAAAGATAAAACACTTTATTACATGCTATCTTAAAGGGTGTCAACATGCGGAAATACATTTTAAGCATTACCAATGCGATTATTATAGTTGTTATACGCTTATTTTTCAGGGAGAATACTGAAAAAGAGACggagcaataaaaacaactataaatataataataatgacaacacgACACCTTGGGTAAGAGAAGTAGGTAGTATCTgaatcaataataaataaaaataaatttttacaataTATTGGAACACATTTGACTGATTATATATAATACATTGGAACCtgggttagcgaacgcctccgATAgtgaacatttcggataacgaacaaaacatTCGTTGACAATTTGCaccggataacgaacaaaacttcggataacgaacagccacgtcaCCCACACGCGACCGAACAGCATGTCAGACCAAGTATCATtggcgctcgagacacagttacgatcagtcgttcgttatctttatctgtgcgcatccttcttagtGACTTTTGTGATTAAAGTGGTGGGAATTGCAATTGTTTGCAGAAAAGTCTTTCCCGAACAGTGCGACAGGCAATAgtagcctaaacatgttcattgacaatgtgatgtcgtattatccaaaaaaaaaaagcagaaggaacagacactggacaagttttttccttcaaactcaaagctacagaaaagggaagtcaccccattttacaatgtcacgtgtgctcatggaggggaatccaatcagtaattccaccccttcctctccacacctccatccacccacgccgtaaaaacggcaagttttcttatgtttaaatgcattcgttaatgtgtttatgtttatttaactccatttatattgcattataactgttctcattaaaacaaatacctatacatgtatagcctgtaactttcaaatattagcgagtcaacaggggctggtaaacaattaaatctatttcctttatttcttatgagGAAAAtagtttcggataacgaacatttcggataacgaagaactttccagaacggactGTGGTCTCTaaccgaggtttcactgtatATGTGTTTTcgagagaagggaagagaataaataaagatagaaacatTGATTTTGACAAGCTTACAGCACCATTTCAGTTGAGCGTTTAattttgttatattattttttttataatttatactaTTTCACGAAAAGGTCAGTTTGCATGGGGCAGGATTAAACAGAGTTTCATCATTGCTGCtaaattcaaacaaaacaagctgTTTACTATTATAACCATTGAAACAACCAttcaaaactttgtaaataaaagttaagTATCAATAAATACCTAAAACAAACTTAGAAGAATATTTTGACATATTACTTTTTCACATCTACTAAAATTACAAACTCTTTTAGTCTAAGGATAGACAAAGTAACATTTGCTCAGTAATTTGTTTAGAGCCTTTATTAGAAACTATTCTCTTTACATATCCTTTGATAACAACCATTTGAATCCGCCAGCTTGACAAAAAGACTACAGTCTCCATAACTTTTTGAATCACGTGTCCTTTCATTTCTGTGCCCCAGTCATTTGTAAAGGTGTGTTGATGTGCATGGAATGCTCTAGTCATTTTTAGTATAAAGTAAGGCTTAGTTTTCCTTCTATTATGTAATCACAATATCATGTGGTAACCAGTTTACTATGAGAAAGTAATCAAGTGCAGGATACTTCAAAGAAAACACGTATCTGTGCCTATGCACAACATATTTGCTTTGACTAGTAAATTTCAGTATTATTAACTAAAATTGAAATAGAATGTACATgaaaaacttcagaaaaaaaggtaTCAGGTGTGTGAATATTAAAGAACATCTTGTCAATGACTTGTATTTTACGTCTTTTTTCAGAGGTGTTTGGTTATTTCTGCAGATACAGACTGTTGTAATTGTTTTATATGGTACGTATAATTTCTACGGcaatatttaattaacattttacttAAATACCTAAAATTAAGTTCGATAAATAGCTTTTATCACATACATAactctttaaaatggacatcttttgtttttcaaatgccAGAACGGTACCAGTGGAACACTGGGACTAACTGGGATCATATAAACAGGAATTAGGGATAGACCCCTTGGCAAAGGTCACAAACTCTGAGTTGTAGTTTTACCAACAGCTCCATAATGTTATGCAAGCAGTACAGAAGAGAATATTGTTGTATTAGGTTAGAAATGCGCCAGACGATTATCGGCAATGGGCAGAAACAATGGGTAAACTTGGAATAGTCGAAACCAACGAAAGAGTAATCAGAGTCCAGTGTAGTAAGTTTGCATACAGCCATATACAACAGGATATAGAATGACACCAGGTGACAGGTAACCAATAGAAGTTAACACAatcgaagacagcaatggctattttacagaaaacactGCTGTACTCAACAGATAGACTAAACTTTGCAAAGACTTGTAAAAGATTCAAATGAAGACAGAAGCTTTCATCTTTCAACACAACTAGAGTAGAACAGTGACATGTATCTAAAGACCTACCAGTCCAGAGGAAAGAGATCGGAAGAGAGGTATTCAGTCTGAAAAGGGAGAATGACAACGATGAAACCGGAGCTGCGTTTTTGTGACATTTAAAGAGGATCCGGGCCTTAATGCTCTGTGCCAAAGTATTTACAAACGCAAAAATGGGCATAAAAATTGAAGCAGTTACTAGTCGCATCTCTTTcgaaaaagaaacagcaaacagcGCAGAACTACATGGCTATAAGCTTAATCATTAGCCCAAGTAAAGTCCCGCTGAAAATAGAGAACCATCGCCGATGAACCGCTAGCAGAACACACTGGCCCAAGACCAGTTAGGGTTAGTTAAACAGATTGCATTGTGATCGAGAAGCATCTTAAGCATCAGCGGGCTTCTATGACAACTTCGTAAAACTGcactttaaacatgtttttgtaaCGTCTGGCACGAGCGCTTGAGAAATTCACAAGCCTATATTATAGAGAAACGCGAGCTAAACTGTTGGATAGCAAATAGGAAAGTATTCTCGCACCATAGCAGGCGTTCATCAAAAGCTACCTCTATCACCTGTGCTGCTCGATATATTCCTGGAGAATACCATGCATAAAACCCGCCAAGACCATCAAACCATTTTCATCGGTGTAAGAATGATTTGCAAGATCTTTCCAAAAGACTGAAAGACTTTTAGACCTTATGTTAAATGCAGAATAGCTATGATAAGAGTGAATTCGTAGCCATTGGAAACAGAAACGTAGAGATCAACATAAACGGGTTACGGCTCGCAGAGGTAACTAGTTTTCATTTGGGAAAAACTCTCCCAAGGAACGTCAGCTACACAACGGATTCTTCCATTAGAATCAGGAAAGCCCTCAATACGTTTCATTGCCCCTTAGGAAACGTTCTAATAGACGTCTCAgattttatcaaataaattaaaattattgctttGACAACATGTCTTGTAAATAAGGCTTTGAAAAGGTTACCTATATGTATTTAAGATACAAAAATCACATCTTCTATTCTATGCACAATTTAGTTACAATCTAGCTCTGTCTACATTGTCATAtggtttctttatttaatattctttgaTATTTGTACTATATCACAAAGTAATTTTGCATCATATCACTGATATAAAGATGTAATGAATATTTCTAAAgcatttgttctatttttatgcAGAATACAAAGCCTTTTCAATCACATAACCCAGAGAAGCAAATTACCTGATATCTTGAAAAAAGTTTGCATAgccttaaaataatattttagcaaaaagtttttataagaaatatgAATATAATTCTTTTTGTTGTACACTGTTTATACTGCTTATACCATCGATACTATTAGACCCGTCGTCTAATTTTCTTCAGTTGTAAGTACAGAGGAGGATTGTTAGACTAATCCTATGACTAAATCTATGAACAAACTAACTCTCGTTATACTTTATAATCCAACTATTAAATCCATTTCAGCATGCAAGAAATATGAACGGAAAGATAAGCTATCAACCAGAATAGGTGcgtcagtttttttgtttgtttttgtctgagtGCAGTGCCTACgagggtgcgtgcgtgtgtgtggacgtttatgtttgtgtgatgtgcgtgtgtgtgcatttcgtgcgcgcgcgcgcgtgtgtgtgtgtgtgggggggggaatgagagacagagtgtgtgacagtgttaatttttaaaaacataacatTTGCATAAACAAATTTGTGCAGAAACTGCTCAGCTTTGTCAGAGAAACCTGTTTacgtatgtttttatttacaggcCATTGCCGCAACCCAAACCGTGGACCTTCTAAGCTATAAATGTTTTCACGTTCATTGACAGCAATTTCTTTATAATTACCTTAAAGGGGATGATATAAATTTTGTTAGTATGAGATTGGTAGAGcctgtttataattatttaaaggGAATATTGTATATTTAGTTTCTTGTTACTAACATTTTCAGATCATGTATTTTAGGAATGTCAATCTTTTGAAGTACATAGCTGCACTATAAAAAACGTGAAGCGACTAAAATTTTTTGGtgaatattttaactttttaattttttaattaattgctatttatattatatgttaaaatagagagacatgtttgttttgaataCTTTGCAGCGCACTAATATTGTAAAACAATTGTGAGACAAGTCTTGCAGGAGACGAATGGCAATTAAACGAGAAGCATACATTTAGtgttattttctgattttggTGAGTTTTTAATTCTcaaaaacccaacaaaagtGTTATCAATGTTTAAAGGTTTTTCACCTTCAGCTAGACAAGTGAGATGAAGGTTAGtatatttttcatgtaaaatttctttgttttaaacgTTTTACTCATTCTGTTCGAGATAAAGCAGGCGATCGTGGAACATGGTGTTACTGTTTTAAGATACCTTTCTCGTGGCTGTCAGaaaccttctttctttctgagcaTTTACCTTTTTGAACGACATTGTCatagaatgttttttttaaagcaattgaAATGATAACACATAATTTTTCAATGGATGgatgcataaataaatgtgatgGAACACGTCTTATCTTTTGTTGCTCTTTCTTAAAATTGCGGGGCTGTGAGAATCATTACACCAACAAGTTTTAAATCTTTTGCGTGCTTTACATATTGCGTGCTTTATATATGCACCATATTGTCTTGTCGATGTATCTGACATGTTTAGTTTGATCTTTGCAGGCTATAAGCCTGTTGTCAGTGAATACCAgccaaatcaaatcaaatcaaactttattgtctgtccgaggaggtccaagacagaaatgtttcttttgcttaCAAGCCCAACcacatgtacaaacataatatgagaaTAAccaacataatatgagcatagtAAACATAGTATGAGCATCACATGACATAATTGCCGGACATAaccatacaagacattcaacacacacgcatacctACACATTTTCTCACATACATGCGAACCTCCTAAGAAGGATGCCAGGTGGTATGGTAGCCGTACGAGACATTGTGACTTTTATACAGGATGCAGATGGCTTCTGGCACGAGAGATCTCTGGTAGATAGTTTTTCGCTCACCTGACACTTTGTAGCGCCTGCCCAAGAGCAACAGCTAaaatttgggatggagaggatgtgatgttatgtgccatctttctgactgcatgaagataCAAGCCAAAAATGGCAGCTGTGgtttaccaataattttatttgcccggtggatgactctggccagccttgccttgtctttgacgaggaggtgaccatagcAGGTGGCGATGTTAAATGTAAGGATGCTCTacacaagagacctgtacacagccTCCAGCTCCCAGGAGCTGACACGTAAGCTGCGGAGTTTTCTCAAAAGGTACAGTCTTTGCTttacctgtctgtacacttggttcacatGATCCCTAAAGAATAGTCTTCCATCTATCACAGTACCAAAGTACTTAAAACTAGAGGacaaaacgttaaaaaaaaacaaacttgctgAGTCACACAAATAGGTAAGTACATtacaatgtgtttatttacattataaacACATGCAAACTAATTCCATCCTACTCTACACATACCTAACTCCTATACCGCTAACACCTATCGTCTACGTCTTTCAATGTCTAATTCTACTTACGTTAATAAGTTACTGATAaccgaggaaagaaaaaagaaatttcctgGTACGTGAGCCACTATACAGCTGAGCAAAACACACTTGCAGTGGTACTTTCTCTCACACTAGTAGGTGAACTAGTAGGTGAACCAGTAGGTGGTATGTCCTCATACGTGAACTACGTGTCAACGACCAGATGCAAAGGTATTTCTCCCGCGCTCGAAATAATTAGAAAGGGAAGGGTTGACTCCTTTCGcgctgttgttgattttggaatGAAAGCTGAGGTAAACCGGGTGCAGGTactgcatttatatatatatatgaaaaaaaaccttcagtTCTAGGTCACCCGCTCCAGGTCTTGTTATCGCGGCTACCCAGGGGaagagggtggagggtggagggaacaaagCACCGTCAGTGGAAAACCTCACCCCATACAATGGCCTTCCGCTACtctattattttgtgtgtacagtatttatatattttaacaagtGCTTTGAGTTAACCTTTAATGGTAGGATAAAACACTCTATATACCaactttgttgttattattatattatctttAAATGATTGTAATAACAATAAGAAGTCATATCCATGAGAGAAAAGCCAAGCTAACAGGCAAAAATGCTCGCTGGCAGCAAACGTTCACTCACGCAGGTTTCGATGACGTCACATAGTAATCTACAGTCGTTTGCCAGGCCAGGTAAAGATTTACTTCCTTCTTCGTGTCAGCAATGAGGTATGTGGTATTTACACACAACAGCAATGTCATTCGACAGCCAGCAACCACATTCTCACGAAAACCATGTGAGCAGTTAATGTGTACACCAATAAACATGGCGCACAACGTGTTAAATACTTTCAGTTTGATCCTCACTTTCGTAGTTCAAGGCGTGGGTAAGTGTTTATTTACTAGTTGCATAGTAGTTTTGCAGAGCAGACATATCTCAGTTCTCCCTAAGGTCGGCCAGGTAGCGCTGCGGTTAaccctgtcaccaatacagtgaaggttggttgaCATGGGTTCAGTTCTCGACTCGGGCTCattgttctttctcagcatgaGGCATCTGTTTATGGGACTGGCTGCCTagccgtgatataaccttagttgctagctgtgcataaaacaccaatcaccTCTCAACCTTCTACACCACattatatgtgtgagtgtgccAGAGAATCTATATAGTTTGAATGTTTATCGTAAAgaaattgctgtttattttaatttttgaattaAAAGAATAAGTCACATACACAATAGAacagaatgtttttaaatgcacGATTACATTagataaagatataaattaacataaaaattctgttttccaGCAGTGAACCTGGTGGGGTGTGGACTTGATAAGCCGCTGGTAGTGCAAGAAAACACTCAGAACTATACCATTGTCTGTGAAGATATTCGCAGTGATAATGATGTTCGTTGGGTTTTGACGAGGACAGTCGCAAACCGCACTGGGAGCAATGTTGGTTACTGTACTGGAGATTCTTCAGTCTGCGCAGGGGGAAACCCTCTCTTTTCATTCTCACGCCCCCGCAGAAATATCTCCATAGTACAGATTGCGAAGGTTGACAGATCAATGTTTGGTATGGCTAATGTTACCTGTAGTGGGATTTCGCAAACAGGAGAACTGGTTGTGATCAACAGCAGCTGCAATATTGATATAATTTgtaagtatttaattttatacatgttgttgtgtgcgtatgtgtgtacaacatttttgatttttca
Encoded proteins:
- the LOC112569086 gene encoding uncharacterized protein LOC112569086 → MEIMLKKHLLLITMLFWGNIFTDGLQNNTEDKPDVSKETTTITVKDNNAQSTDNSYTTKVASGCTIGGAAITTLVSIMWRILKKRRSNKNNYKYNNNDNTTPWRCLVISADTDCCNCFICMQEI
- the LOC112567580 gene encoding uncharacterized protein LOC112567580, which gives rise to MRYVVFTHNSNVIRQPATTFSRKPCEQLMCTPINMAHNVLNTFSLILTFVVQGVAVNLVGCGLDKPLVVQENTQNYTIVCEDIRSDNDVRWVLTRTVANRTGSNVGYCTGDSSVCAGGNPLFSFSRPRRNISIVQIAKVDRSMFGMANVTCSGISQTGELVVINSSCNIDIIYISENISCKTEFMKDTWTVFGHCDIYKTSSSHNRYRCTWIEINESFRESVVIANTPMTVVPFAGTYVNGSCNFTSHLPPAGLYTYHVTVIPGEVTVNASFIGSNEIHSPRVLTFNMNNIGSKTVNVDENAHVEMRCNSDGKPTPKIQLYN